The Bacillus sp. 2205SS5-2 genomic sequence CAGGACTTCTTGGAGATATCTCTTCTTTACTTGGTATGCTTTCGATTAACATTGTGACAATTAATGGTGTGGATGAGGGTAGACGGGGTATGCTATTATTAGCAGATCATACTGCTCAAATCATTCGTTTAGAGTCCATTCTACGAACGATGGATACAATAAATGTGACCAAGATTCGAGAACCAAAGCTTAGGGATCGTTTAGCGGTTCGCCACGGACGATACATTCAACGAGATGCTGATGATAAAAAGACATTTAGATTTATTCGAGATGAATTAGGATTGCTCGTTGATTTCTTGGCTGAACTATTCAAACAAGAAGGACATAAATTAATTGGGATTCGTGGGATGCCTAGAGTAGGGAAAACAGAGTCCATCGTTGCTTCAAGTGTTTGTGCGAATAAAAAATGGCTATTTGTTTCCTCAACCTTGCTCAAACAGACTATCCGAAGTCAATTAATCCAAGATGAATACAATTCAAATAATATCTTTATACTGGATGGAATTGTTTCAACCAAATCGACCAATGAAAAGCATTGGCAACTTGTAAGAGAAATTATGAGAATGTCAGCCGTTAAAGTCATTGAACATCCAGATATCTTTGTGCAAAATTCAGAATATTCCATGGAAGATTTTGATTATTTTATTGAATTACGAAATGATCCAGAAGAAGAAATTACATACGAATTGGTTGAACGAAATCAATTTTTTCAAGAAAAT encodes the following:
- a CDS encoding YmfK family protein; translation: MARTEWYLEYEIQKNRPGLLGDISSLLGMLSINIVTINGVDEGRRGMLLLADHTAQIIRLESILRTMDTINVTKIREPKLRDRLAVRHGRYIQRDADDKKTFRFIRDELGLLVDFLAELFKQEGHKLIGIRGMPRVGKTESIVASSVCANKKWLFVSSTLLKQTIRSQLIQDEYNSNNIFILDGIVSTKSTNEKHWQLVREIMRMSAVKVIEHPDIFVQNSEYSMEDFDYFIELRNDPEEEITYELVERNQFFQENDFGGFDF